A stretch of Natronospira bacteriovora DNA encodes these proteins:
- a CDS encoding DUF2306 domain-containing protein gives MAAWSPDTIDFIARRDGFLRQSLIVHALAGTVALALGPFQFLSRLRNRYPRLHRISGRVYLLCILISGLTGLWLAFFTPGGVAATSGFFLLAVLWLLTGALALRAVLQGNYPVHQAWMMRSYALTFGAVTLRIYLGLGVPLAGLPFDQVYAMAAWASWVVNLLFVEWVLLREGA, from the coding sequence ATGGCTGCCTGGAGCCCGGATACCATCGACTTCATTGCCCGGCGCGATGGCTTTCTTCGCCAGTCCCTGATTGTTCATGCCCTGGCCGGGACTGTCGCTCTGGCCCTTGGGCCCTTCCAGTTTCTCAGTCGCCTGCGTAATCGGTATCCACGGCTCCACCGCATCAGCGGTCGGGTCTATCTGCTGTGCATATTGATCAGCGGTCTGACTGGCCTGTGGCTGGCTTTCTTCACGCCGGGCGGCGTGGCGGCCACCAGTGGTTTCTTTCTGCTCGCCGTTCTCTGGCTGCTCACCGGTGCTCTGGCCCTGCGTGCCGTGCTGCAGGGCAATTATCCAGTGCATCAGGCCTGGATGATGCGCTCATACGCGCTGACCTTTGGGGCGGTGACTCTGCGCATCTATCTCGGGCTTGGGGTGCCCCTGGCCGGCCTGCCATTCGATCAGGTCTATGCCATGGCCGCCTGGGCCAGCTGGGTGGTGAATCTCTTGTTCGTGGAATGGGTTCTGCTGCGCGAAGGGGCCTGA